In Chrysemys picta bellii isolate R12L10 chromosome 22, ASM1138683v2, whole genome shotgun sequence, the genomic stretch tacaacgcCATAGGATGAAATGGTCCATGAAGAACTTACGGtctaaataaataagacaaaggatgggaggggaaacagaggcaaggaGCAatgtgctcaaggtcacacatcaGGTCAATGAACAGAATCCTGGTCTCCCGACTCCCAGGCCTGTGTCCTAGCCACTAGACCAGCTCTGCTCAGCCTTATGTTACAGCAGGTAGTTGGTGTTTCTTAGactataagaacggccagactgggtcagaccaatggtccacctagcccagtatcctgtcttccaactgtggccaaggccaggtgccccacagggaatgaacagaacagggaatcatcaagtgatccatccccggtcgcccattcccagcttctgggactaggctagggacgccattgatggacctatccttcatgaacttacctagttcttttttgaacccttttagagtcttgaccttcacaacatcctctggcaaggagttccacaggttgactgttgtgtgaagaaatacttccttttgtttattttaaacctgctgcctattaatttaatttggtgacccctggttcttgcgttatgtgtagggtgaccagatgtcccgtttttaaacgGACAGTCCTATTTTTTGGgacttttcttatataggcgcctattacccgccaccccctgtcccgtttttttcacagttgctatctggtcatcctagttatgagaaggagtaaataacacttccttatttatgttctccacaccaggcatgattttatagacctctatcatatccccccttagttgcatTCTTACCTTGAAGAGGAAGTCCACAGGCAGCTCATGACTGCTGTTGCCTGTTTCACCATCTGGGGTGAAGCCAAACATGATCTGAAATTAGAAAGACATTTTATGGGTCCGGTTACTCTAGCTTCTTTGCCCATACACAGAACTATCCCTTTGGCTGGCCCTCTTGGGCTGCTGGTGGCGTCACAGACAAAACAGAAAGCAATTTTGCAAAATAGTTTTTAGAAGATACGACGTAGGAGCTATAGTTGGGAACCAGAACTAATCCGGTCTTTCGGAGTCCCTGCTTTCTTCAGTGGATTCCCAGATCTTCTGTTTTAGATCCAGGTGCTGCTACTCTTACATGGCCAGCAGCCCTCTGGAGAAACTGAGACTACACCCAGGGTGAAGCACTAACAATTGCGTGTCAGGATATAGGACAAGTTGACCCTGCAACATTTCCACTCCTCAGTCAACTCCTATCAAGGAAGAGATTCACAGGTGCAGATCACTAACGGGGAACGCTAAGCAGCTTCATGTCCATCGGAGGAGCTTTGCACACAGCACGGATCATTTGCTCCTCACGGGGAAAGCCACAAACTTGGGTTAAACTTTGCTTTATCATCATCCTATCACTCGTACTGCAATAgcgtctaggagccccagtcacggaccagaaccccactgcgctaggtgctgtacaatgaCAGCGATTGGATGCAGTTTGTTTCCTCCCAAATAGGCTCTCTCTTTTTCACGGCTGATAACAAGCAGCACGACTAGGCCAAGCGAGTGTGCTCGTTTTTAAACATGTGCTGACTGGAAACACCTTTTGCTGTGGTTTCGGGACAAGAGAGGCACAAACCCCACTATAATTCAGCAGccgttgggtgcctaaatcccttaaattttatgaaaatcccagccttcctGTGCAACAAGAGCCTGGGAAATGGATGCGTGAGGGAGAGGCTAAAAATACACATTGATCTTCAGGGCACTTGTGAGCACTTCTGGGTGTGGGAAAAAACGTCATATTTGGGAGGGCTGGAGACATCGAAGGGAGCCATAGGGAACATATCGTTGTGTGAGAAATGACTATCCAAACACAACTGGGTTTGGAACAAAAGGAGGAGGAAACTAGTCTTATTCAGCAAATACTTTCCagttaaaaaaaagcaaaccacATCATGGAGTGACCCAATTTCTTGCTGCTGGGAACTGCTCTCCTCCCCGCATTGTCCTGCAAGCTGAACAGGGGAGCCTTGGAAGCTGGGAAACTTGCAACATATTTTGCCATGAGCAAATTGCTTTTCAGCTGCAAAGGCTCGTGTAGGCAACAGACCCAGGTGAGTGTCCTGATACAGGCCCTGGTTGTCAGTAACATTTCTAGCAAGGACAAGTACAATTCAAACGGGTCTCCTCTCTGGGTCCTCGCACCTCACGCCCGGCTTCTCCAGTAGCCTCCCTTTCATCTCCTCAATGCACCCGCTTGCTCATTACTCCCATGTTATAGCAGATAGCTGCAATGACTTTACTTCAGGCCACTGGTCAGCAGCCAAACCCTTGTCCCAGATTCCTTCTGTTGTCTCTTACCTGCGTTTCAGTCACCGTTGGGGAAACGTTTAGTTCTTCCATGCTCCCCTCGCTGTCCCGGTCCTCTTCGGCCTCCCTGCTTGGCTGGCAAAGGGTCCGCTCAGTCTCGGGTTGTGGCTGCTTCTGGCCTTTGGCCCGTTCCTCTGCTTCGGGTGGACTGGAGCCACTGGTGCTGGCTGGGTCTTGATGGACTTCGTggactggggtgggagggggagaatctTTGTCAGGAGGGTATGTGGCATTTTCAGGGCAAACTGAAACCTCACCGAGGGGCATCCCGTTTCCTGGCTGACTTGATTcttgctggggagctgggggttgggtaTCTCCTGATGGCTCCATCTCCTCTCTCAGGTCAGGTGAAGGGGGTGCTTGCAGAGATGGGATTTCATGGCTCGCCTGGAGTACAGAGCATTCATTTCCCCCCTGCAGTTCGCTAGCGTCGGCCTCAAGGCTCTCTGGAGTCTGGGTCTGGGCTGATGCACCatcaaggggcggcggagacgtTTTGGCTTTGCACACCACCTCCGCTATAGCGGCAGATAGAATCTCCACAGCCGTAGCTGCTGCAACATCTTCAACTCCCCTGGGTTGATCCCGAGTCCCAGTTTGATTTTCATCCTGGAGTTCATTGGCACTGGAAGACTCTGCCTCCACCTCTGCCGCTGACCGGGATTCTCTCTTGTCATGCGTCGGAACAGCAGGAGAGGTCGGTGTCTCATCCTGGATTTCACTGGCACCAGAGGACACGGACTCCACGTCTGCTGCTGACATGGAGTCTCTTTTGTCGGGTGTCAAAACAGCAGCAGGAGACGCCGGCCGCTCATCCTGGATTTCGCTGCCACCAGAGGATGCGGCCTCCCCCTCTGCTGCTGAAGAAACCGATTCTCTCTTGTGACACGTTGAATTGTCAGGAGGCAGCGCAGGGGTCCCATCTGCAGCATCTCCCAGTGATGTGAAAACGACAGGAGGACGACTCACcggggaggagatgaccagcgAACGCCTGTTACTGCATTAAAGAAGACATCGCTTTTACTTGCATAGGCCGTTCTTTCTGTGACACAGGTTACCTATCTAAGTACTTTGCACCTACTCCAGGACGCTGCACCCTacattaacacccccccccccaatgcataTAACCCCAGCAAGAGTACGACCGGGCTGTAGGCTCCAAACAGACAGACTGCAACAACCAAAATGCACGTTTCCTAGATCCCCAGACGTCTTTAACTAATCCCTGTGTAGTGACCGTCAGCTTGGCCTTCACCAGGGATTTCCACAGCTAAAGCATGAGCCTCTAGGACGAACTAAAGGATGAATTCCCCTAGCTTTGAACTGCAGCAAACTTATTCTCTCTGGGTCAGGCCCAGAGTAGGGGTGTGAGGTCTAAACCACACCTTAACCAGTGGGTTATATTGGCTGAAATGTGTGAGATTGCCACAGGAGGGCAATGACTATACCcacttatttcagagtagcagccgtgttagtctgtatccgcaaaaagaagaacaggagtacttgtggcaccttagaggctaacaaatttattagagcataagctttcgtggactacagcccacttcttcggatgcatatcgaagaagtgggctgtagtccacgaaagcttatgctctaataaatttgttagtctctaaggtgccacaagtactcctgttcttctttatacccATTTAGATTTCTCTTCACTTCCCAGCGATAACACTATAAAAATCCAGTATCAAAAACACACACGTTGACCAGAGTACGTCCGGCCAGGAGTTCCACCCAGGGGTATCTTAGTCAGGGGTTCTGAGGAGTCTGCTCCAGAGACAGaggtgaagattttttttttaaaaaaagcgaCTAATGATTCCGAAGTGCCAACATTTGAGACGCATTTATGggctctgattttcagagacCAGGCACTCAGCagagtttgaaaatcaggccccattaaGGAACCTCAGCCCAGACTTCTGAGGGTTGAGGCAGCTCCCACAATCAATAGTCcgatttgaaaatcttggtcagaGTCTTTGTTCCAGTTTGACATTCATATCATTATTTTTTGTGATTTACTGCATTAGATTTATATTCATTTGAAGAAACAGGAAACCTCAGAGAATCCTGGCTTGAAGGCATAGGAGAACATTCTCCATAgctcctaaggcctggtctaccctacaAATTTAGGCCGATGGAAGCCACCTTATGTCCACCTAATAATATATGCATCTACGCTACCAGGTCCCTTCTGCCAACTCAACACTCCTGTAACATCCacttaattactccacctctggaAGAGGCGTAGCATTTAATTCGCTGTTGAGGGGTCAGCAGAGAGGCAGCATAGACGCATTAGTGACACATTAGAGAAGCTTAAGTTCCATCGCAAGTCAATGGAAAGTAGGAGCTTGACTCactttaggtacttttgaaaatgttcctgATCTAACATGGTGCCCAGCGCTCCCCGTGTTTGAGATTTAGCATCCCTGTAGACCTCATCTCCCATGAGAACTGGAAAGCCATTTACCTGGACACCCCTTTAATGATAAAGACCTTGCTGGAGTGCTGCTTTTCCAGTTTGCTCATCACCTCATACAAGTCGTGGTTCAGCTGAAAACAACGGGAGAGAAGCAAACATCAGAACCTACAATGAGATGATACGTCACCGCTTTCTCTTCTTGTAACAGGGAGAATTGGTTCAGATGGTTTCTCTTCACAGCCCTGCGAGCATGGACTTCTGCTCACCCCCTGTCTGAACCACTATAACATGGACTAGCTAGACcaatgtttctcaacctttttgataccagggactggcttgctgccttcctaaactgtgtcagggaaatctcagggacCGGCAAGGAGACTGCCACGGACCGGTCGTTGAGAAACATTGATCTAAACGACTCAAGACAGGAAGTTGCTTCTGGAGGAGCcccatgggcagcgggtatcaaaggctgggggaagctgagcccccccaaacagccctgcatggccctgcccatgctctgccctcagactccctccttcccagtgctgcacttcagggtggggtgggggggctgtgccacctgcccacccacccacccaatgcTCCGGGACTGGAGGGGGGCACCACCCACCCGGT encodes the following:
- the BIN2 gene encoding bridging integrator 2 isoform X1, whose protein sequence is MADGKTGGAGQFAKQVQKRFSRAQEKVLQKLGKTVETKDEQFEQSAYDFQQQQIEGHKLYKDLKAFLSAVKVMHESSKKVSETLHEIYNAEWDGHGDLKAIAESNDLLWEDYEEKLADQAVRTMENYMAQFGEIKERIAKRGRKLVDYDSARHHLEALQNAKKKDEAKIAKAEEEFYKAQAVFEDLNKELREELPVLYNSRIACYVTIFQNISNLRDIFYKEMSKLNHDLYEVMSKLEKQHSSKVFIIKGVSSNRRSLVISSPVSRPPVVFTSLGDAADGTPALPPDNSTCHKRESVSSAAEGEAASSGGSEIQDERPASPAAVLTPDKRDSMSAADVESVSSGASEIQDETPTSPAVPTHDKRESRSAAEVEAESSSANELQDENQTGTRDQPRGVEDVAAATAVEILSAAIAEVVCKAKTSPPPLDGASAQTQTPESLEADASELQGGNECSVLQASHEIPSLQAPPSPDLREEMEPSGDTQPPAPQQESSQPGNGMPLGEVSVCPENATYPPDKDSPPPTPVHEVHQDPASTSGSSPPEAEERAKGQKQPQPETERTLCQPSREAEEDRDSEGSMEELNVSPTVTETQIMFGFTPDGETGNSSHELPVDFLFKAQAIQTHTSDDENYLQFREGEIILVVSNSQGQEEGFLTGFKESDWKVNRDLLQKRAFPQELIRPISSE
- the BIN2 gene encoding bridging integrator 2 isoform X2, which translates into the protein MADGKTGGAGQFAKQVQKRFSRAQEKVLQKLGKTVETKDEQFEQSAYDFQQQQIEGHKLYKDLKAFLSAVKVMHESSKKVSETLHEIYNAEWDGHGDLKAIAESNDLLWEDYEEKLADQAVRTMENYMAQFGEIKAEEEFYKAQAVFEDLNKELREELPVLYNSRIACYVTIFQNISNLRDIFYKEMSKLNHDLYEVMSKLEKQHSSKVFIIKGVSSNRRSLVISSPVSRPPVVFTSLGDAADGTPALPPDNSTCHKRESVSSAAEGEAASSGGSEIQDERPASPAAVLTPDKRDSMSAADVESVSSGASEIQDETPTSPAVPTHDKRESRSAAEVEAESSSANELQDENQTGTRDQPRGVEDVAAATAVEILSAAIAEVVCKAKTSPPPLDGASAQTQTPESLEADASELQGGNECSVLQASHEIPSLQAPPSPDLREEMEPSGDTQPPAPQQESSQPGNGMPLGEVSVCPENATYPPDKDSPPPTPVHEVHQDPASTSGSSPPEAEERAKGQKQPQPETERTLCQPSREAEEDRDSEGSMEELNVSPTVTETQIMFGFTPDGETGNSSHELPVDFLFKAQAIQTHTSDDENYLQFREGEIILVVSNSQGQEEGFLTGFKESDWKVNRDLLQKRAFPQELIRPISSE